Genomic DNA from Channa argus isolate prfri chromosome 10, Channa argus male v1.0, whole genome shotgun sequence:
CCTGGTGTTAGGACGGCGGGGGGGCTTTTGGTGCTTCTGTGGACTGAAACGGGATATTCTGATGAAAGTCTGAACTGCGCTGGTAAGCTTTAACACTTTACCATGTTATCATCTGAGCTTCTTGTCTCTGATCTATGAAAGTTAAAACCAAATGTAGCCTATTTAAAGTACACTTTTTCTGGTAGGAAAGCTATTCATTAGATTATCGCTATTGtaaatatatgttaaatatgttagACAAATACCTGAAGtgggaaaataaaagcaaagcagagaCCGTGGGTCATTATTTGCGTGCACATGAATGCAATTATATTGCTGTGTATGAATATTTCTTACTGGCAACGGCTAGTGTAATATTTAAGCACATTCAACAATTATTATCATAAAGTAAACGTTTTTATATccataaaaaaaatttgaagtAAACACATGTATATAAGACACTACATTTCATATACTTCTGACATTAAAGTGCTCTTATCAATCAAATAATGATCAGTCATTTTGTGGGACGAGTACACATTTATTTGAGCACATTTCAGCCTGTACTTATTGGAAGAAAATGAGGAAACTGAAATcaatattaaaatcaaaatcactGACGTGTAGATAGTGTTGTAACAGTATTTCAATTTGTGTTACAGTTGCAGCAGCAGGTCATTGGTGCACAGGGATTAAAATGAAAGAACTCAGACATGGTATGTCCATACACACAACTTGTACTCCCATCATCAGCTTTTGCTCATTTCTTCACATCTTTTTTGCTATTGTAAGTCCTCACAGATCTGAAGGTGAGCTTGTTTTCCTGTGCTGCTCACTGTCCTAAGACTGACCCAGAGGAGCTGTCTGCCTTCAGTGAGCTGTATGGTTCCCTTAGACTACTCCTGTCATTTCAGGTGCAGATCTTAGTCTTAGCATTGTTTTAAACCTCTAACTAACCTTATATTTGTGTGGCATCACTTTACTGGTCTTTCattagatgacatcatcaaaatggaaatacatGTAATTACCtaagaatttaattaaaacaaatgtatttccaCAAAATcttcattattaatttattttctttcaaatgtgATTAGTGACGATCACAGTGAAGCTGTGAGTGAAATGTTATCTCTGTTCTCTTTGCACTGTACAGATAAAAGACGCAAAACTTCTCAGCCCAGAGTGGCAAGCTAATTTGGAGGCATTTCTACACACATTCAGTTTGGGTAATGCAGAGGTATGAAAAGATCTGCTTCTTTATCCACATTCCTATGCTAATGTATCTAGCAGAAAGCTAACTGTTAtttttcacagataaaaatacACCTTAAATTCAAAAACAATCAGCAGACCTTCCAACAGGAATTCGGGTATGACTCCTGAAGACTCTCCCACTGTTTTATCTGTCATAACCTGGTAAACTGAAaccttgtgttttttattacatcTACACCATtccccataaagttggaataattttgttttcagacatatttgtcttttttgcaaATGATATTTGTGGTTTACATTTCCATGTGATATGTTTAGAacagattgatcaataaagttttgagaagattaACActttatcaagaataaatcacattgtcacagtCATTTCACGAGatcaagtaaaaaatattttatttcaattttatggGCAACAGTATATATTATAATCTGGCAGGGgctatatttgtttatttatgcagTTGCTATGGCTCACCCAATAATTGTTTGGGTTTGtttaataaagtaatttaaactttagaaaaattttaattgtaaagttaatattttcagcacacacacaaagaatggGTCAGTGGCAGTAGATCAGGTTAGTATTTAATAGAGCTTGCTTTGTTTGTAGCTTTATGAGTTACAGCATCAATATTTCAGTTACAACCCGAGGGGAGGGGTGTAAAGCAGTGCATAAAATCtggtaaaatgtttgtttgaagtTTTAGCATTATGTTCATGTTCTTGCAGAGGGAAAATCAAAACTAAAGTTCCACATACAGACCAGCCATCACTAATCTTGGATGTCACCTGCAATATACAGTCAGTAATACTGTTTTTAATactgtgtgtttgggggggggcgGGGGCAAACGTTATTAAACCAGATGTTATCATCATGGACCAACTACATATTGCAGGAAATACCACAtgattgcttttgttttcagagCATGATTCTGTCTCCTTGTTTTGAAAGGCCTCCAGAGTGTGTGAAGAAAGGATGCTGGTGTCAAGGAGGACACCCTATCCTTGGAAGCAGGTTGCCACTCAGTATCCCATCACATGTCATGGCTGAGGGCCTATACGGGGACCTCAGCATCCAGTTTGTCACACTCCTGAGCCCATGTGTGCTGCAGTATCCCAATCTGGCAACTCAGCTCACTCATATACAAATATCCTTTGTTGATTTCACAGTTctgtttgtgtgattttgtgtgACAAAATCTCTTGGCAGGACAGAGTTGTGTAAAGTTTGCCATCTGGTGTTCTCAAGATTTCATCTCTGCTTTTTGTTGATGTCGTTCAGCTGGCTTCATCAGACTTTCCGTGCACACTGATATGATTTGCGGCTGAGTATGAAAGCAGAGATGAAAGCAAACACTTTCAAGGCCTATTCAGTGGTGCTCTGATAGAAAACACTGGATTCCTCCATTTGGATTGGGAATGAGACATTGCCAGCAGTAAAGGAGTTTGAGAATTTTGTGGTGTTTTAGATGAGTAGTGTTAAAGGGAGGGTTATTTCTGAACACAGCTAGTTTGTAATCAgatgtgtttacagctgttCCAAACAGCTATACACAAAGAAGTGGTGAAAAGTTGGCTGTCTTAGTTGCAGGTTTCAGTTCTGATTACATGTACTAGCTAGCTTGCTTTAGATAGTTTGGGTGAGACATACAGTTGGTAACATGGACACTATAGCAGACTGTTTAgggttttaatttactttactttgcagCATGTCTGGGATTCATTGAGAGCAAGGATGATGATCTCAGCCATCTGGTGAAACCTCTGAGGAGAATCAGTGTTGCTCTGTTAACTCAGTTGAGGTTCATTGGGCATTTGATATAGTGTAGTTATCCTTGACTCGTATGTGTTCAGGTGTTGGTTTATAGCCCCAGTAATGTTCCAGTTACCAAGCCCTTCAAtttctttcaaacattttctgctCATCTGGACTGTCATGAACTAGGTCTTCATGGCCTTCACTGCTCCTCCCTTGAAGGTAGTCAACATCCACTGTTGGGAACAACACCTACAGATAGCCAGCTGTAATTTAGGCCTTGTATTGAAAGACCCTGCCATGCAGGGTATAAACTGAATCTGGAGCAGGTATGGGGGAGGTCCAGGACAATTAATTGTTTCCCTAAAAAgttcttttgtaaaaaaaaaaatggtttagtTTATTCTGGACTATGAGATCTGAGTTGAAAACTAACTTAAACCACCTGTGTTTACCAGGAAATGTGCTTACTGATTTGGCCTTAGGTTGTTTATAAAAACTTTAATGGGTCACAAAAAGCCCATAATTTGAGTCAGGAGGAAAACCAGGCTGAACAGtggaagcagaaaaaaaggatacaaacaaaacataacaacagCCTTAAAGAAACAGATAAGGCActaaaagcttttcttttatAACATTTGGTCTGGTCTCTATTTTCAAATCTTTCTGTGTGAATTCCATTTGTTTGCAGTGGTTTACATtcactgcaaacacatttttacaaagataAATGTTCTCTCAGCAGATAGTTTGAGATATGGAATGAGTTTTACGGTGggtttgattttgtgtttgaaatcaattaaacagcaaaatctctttttttgtgtagaGTGTGACTCTACAAAATATAGGTTCTgggaaacaataaaatgattaaataggATTATCCTGCCTATGTTCAAATAGTTGGCCTTAGGTAAGAAATCCAGATAATCTACAAAATATGTTTCCACtctaataataaaaagtcaTCTTTAGCTTCCCTTAATAATGATTATCTGGGAATGCAGTGCGGTatgataaaactaaaaatctcATAATTACTCAGAAATTGCATGATAGGCATTTCTTTTCTAGATTACACATGGAGTCACAAGAaaccacaaaaatcacaaatcaaTCAAATGGCCTATTCATTTAGAGTAGCAAGTAAAACAGACACTGAATATACTCCAGCTTCCAGGGACAATGTCCTCAGTCACACATTTGTATTAGGGGGGTTTGATCGTCTCTAGCCATGAAAGGGAAACACTTAAGTTCTTATGTTGCTATTTTATGTCAGGAAAAGGCTTATGCACCTAAATGCACTCCAGGTTTCTTTGAAATCAAACAATAATCTGCCGACCTCAAAGGTGTGTCTACAAATTCCCTAACATAGTGCTTGGTACATTCACAGCATGCAGTGATACTGCAAATCTACACAGTCAGTGTAGGCTTGCAGTATCTTTGATGTTTAAAATGGATATTAcgattaataataaatgtgtccTTTAATTTTCACTACATTTATTACTTTGCAAATAAACCCTTTGACATCATCTGCAGATTTTTTGTACAGCGGGGGCATCGTTTACACAGTAATGC
This window encodes:
- the zgc:195212 gene encoding DUF4554 domain-containing protein, which produces MFRELQQVLRLVTVLGKRRRRPGVRTAGGLLVLLWTETGYSDESLNCAVAAAGHWCTGIKMKELRHVLTDLKVSLFSCAAHCPKTDPEELSAFSELYGSLRLLLSFQIKDAKLLSPEWQANLEAFLHTFSLGNAEIKIHLKFKNNQQTFQQEFGGKIKTKVPHTDQPSLILDVTCNIQPPECVKKGCWCQGGHPILGSRLPLSIPSHVMAEGLYGDLSIQFVTLLSPCVLQYPNLATQLTHIQISFVLVYSPSNVPVTKPFNFFQTFSAHLDCHELGLHGLHCSSLEDFLYSGGIVYTVMQENWYLEQKSWFPPMEQSLLLFLFLQHNDPFISQLSDIMATEALIEQHLEVILSNNKQAVTSAMQTELKNTLKAQNGRKRDQEKLHSALKVILSSSISIVSCSSNMDFRNACLNSMKVCGCQAHDTHELSASLCESLKRVTSWKFKPKAKCYSAQVSWLLPTSSNSTTLAFMQKMYRNVTLYCFHRWMNILRVMSTQE